The candidate division KSB1 bacterium genome has a window encoding:
- a CDS encoding NAD-dependent epimerase/dehydratase family protein, translating to MKIVIIGGSGRIGNRLVNKLGQHGHEVVAASRSSGVNTITGE from the coding sequence ATGAAAATCGTGATCATCGGCGGCAGCGGCCGCATCGGAAATAGACTCGTGAACAAGCTTGGTCAGCATGGCCATGAGGTCGTGGCAGCGTCACGCTCCTCGGGCGTCAACACCATCACCGGCGAG